A stretch of Sinimarinibacterium sp. NLF-5-8 DNA encodes these proteins:
- a CDS encoding YdbL family protein has translation MTLFRASILTGVAAAFATACVTINVYFPAAAAEKAADRIIDDVWGTQPSAPSPAPISSLQHGALIFAAGALNLIVPSAHAAEPNLDASSPEITRLKVQMERRFAELKPLLDNGWVGLAHDGDVAVRDPAAVPLPSRNSVRTLVGNENADRAALYREIAAANQQPQWEAQIRQVFATRWIAKAQAGWWVQDGSGAWAQK, from the coding sequence ATGACCCTGTTTCGTGCCAGCATCCTGACCGGCGTTGCCGCAGCATTCGCCACGGCCTGCGTCACCATCAATGTTTACTTTCCTGCCGCAGCAGCGGAAAAAGCGGCGGATCGCATCATCGACGATGTCTGGGGCACGCAGCCGTCCGCGCCCAGCCCTGCGCCCATTTCATCCCTGCAACACGGCGCACTGATTTTTGCCGCAGGTGCCCTGAATCTGATCGTGCCCAGCGCCCACGCCGCCGAGCCGAATCTGGATGCAAGCTCGCCAGAAATCACTCGTCTCAAGGTGCAGATGGAACGGCGCTTTGCCGAACTCAAACCCCTGCTCGACAACGGCTGGGTGGGGCTGGCCCATGATGGGGATGTCGCCGTGCGCGACCCCGCCGCCGTGCCCCTGCCCAGCCGCAACAGCGTGCGTACGCTGGTCGGCAACGAAAACGCCGACCGCGCGGCGCTGTACCGCGAAATTGCCGCCGCCAATCAGCAGCCGCAATGGGAAGCGCAGATCCGCCAGGTGTTTGCCACGCGCTGGATTGCCAAGGCACAGGCGGGATGGTGGGTGCAGGATGGCAGCGGCGCCTGGGCGCAGAAGTAG
- a CDS encoding patatin-like phospholipase family protein: MDARSVLAECPLFVGLSAAALDALAARAEMLEVPSGHTVVNRGARPESIYIVATGRLCAVLPDNSIAGLIGRLEPVGEIGTLSGEPHMASVHAVRDSVLVRLPGAHLYAVIEQYPEALLAMTQVIIRRLRHNRTLRRSQQQQQSRSFAVVVGSPGADALMVANHLCAALAPMKKVRLLTAESVDADLGEGVCRTPGDSSSVNQRLITYLNQIETENGYLVYVAEAADPWARRSMRQADRILFVVDADSPPMASKMLEQLRECSTRAPIELVVIRADGMDAPAMLTWRERTNARAHYYVRRDNVVDFTSLARQLTERGIGLVLGGGGARGFAHIGLLRALEELQIPVDLVGGSSMGAFFSALVACGKKHGEILDIARRTFVQQNLLNDFLFPTVALIRGRKFLRHLQQVVFGEQQIEALRMPFFCVSTNLTRGGISVHDQGPLALWVATSMAVPGVVPPVVFRGELLCDGAVANSLPTDVMYAMERGPIIASDVSTEGGIAAPGIEGPDPEGLLHMRGGGERPRLFSIMFRTATLTSESGTARRAEHADAYLRMPIEGVGLFDWKKLDEVVERGYRHALERLTPIRDQLCAPEGAQPRS; this comes from the coding sequence ATGGATGCTCGATCAGTTCTTGCGGAATGTCCGCTGTTTGTTGGCCTGAGTGCTGCGGCGCTGGATGCGCTGGCGGCGCGCGCCGAAATGCTTGAAGTGCCGAGTGGCCATACGGTGGTCAACCGGGGCGCCCGTCCCGAAAGTATTTATATCGTCGCCACCGGGCGTCTGTGCGCAGTGCTGCCGGACAACAGCATTGCCGGGCTGATCGGACGACTGGAGCCGGTGGGCGAGATCGGCACCTTGTCCGGGGAGCCACATATGGCGTCGGTTCATGCGGTGCGCGACAGCGTGCTGGTACGGCTGCCGGGGGCGCATCTGTACGCCGTGATCGAGCAGTATCCGGAAGCATTGCTGGCGATGACGCAGGTGATCATCCGGCGCCTGCGTCACAACCGCACCTTGCGGCGCAGTCAGCAGCAGCAGCAATCGCGCAGTTTTGCCGTGGTGGTCGGCAGCCCCGGCGCCGATGCGCTGATGGTTGCCAATCATTTGTGCGCGGCGCTGGCGCCGATGAAAAAGGTTCGGCTGCTGACGGCTGAAAGCGTTGACGCCGATCTGGGCGAAGGGGTCTGCCGCACCCCCGGCGATTCGAGCAGCGTCAACCAACGCCTGATCACTTACCTCAATCAGATCGAAACCGAAAACGGCTATCTGGTGTACGTCGCCGAGGCTGCCGACCCGTGGGCGCGCCGCAGCATGCGGCAGGCCGATCGCATCCTGTTCGTCGTCGATGCCGACAGTCCGCCGATGGCCTCGAAGATGCTTGAGCAGCTGCGCGAGTGCAGCACGCGCGCACCGATCGAGTTGGTGGTGATCCGCGCCGATGGCATGGATGCGCCTGCGATGCTGACCTGGCGCGAACGCACCAACGCGCGCGCGCACTATTACGTCCGGCGGGACAACGTGGTGGACTTCACTTCTCTTGCCCGTCAGCTCACCGAACGCGGGATTGGCCTGGTGCTGGGCGGTGGCGGCGCGCGGGGCTTTGCCCACATCGGCCTTTTGCGCGCGCTGGAGGAGCTGCAGATTCCTGTTGATCTGGTCGGCGGCTCCAGCATGGGCGCATTTTTTTCGGCACTGGTGGCTTGCGGCAAAAAACACGGCGAAATTCTCGATATCGCCCGGCGCACGTTTGTTCAGCAAAACCTGCTGAACGACTTTTTATTCCCTACGGTTGCGCTGATTCGCGGGCGCAAGTTTTTGCGCCACTTGCAGCAAGTGGTCTTTGGCGAGCAACAGATCGAAGCCCTGAGAATGCCTTTTTTCTGTGTTTCGACCAATCTCACGCGCGGTGGGATCAGCGTTCACGATCAGGGGCCGCTGGCGTTGTGGGTGGCAACCAGCATGGCGGTGCCGGGGGTGGTGCCGCCGGTGGTGTTCAGAGGAGAGCTGCTCTGCGATGGGGCCGTGGCCAACAGCCTGCCGACCGATGTGATGTATGCCATGGAGCGCGGGCCGATCATTGCCTCGGATGTGAGTACCGAAGGCGGCATTGCGGCGCCGGGGATCGAAGGGCCCGACCCCGAAGGGCTGCTGCACATGCGCGGCGGCGGTGAGCGCCCCCGTCTGTTTTCGATCATGTTCCGCACCGCAACGCTGACCAGTGAAAGCGGCACGGCGCGGCGCGCCGAACATGCCGATGCCTATTTGCGGATGCCGATCGAAGGCGTTGGCCTGTTCGACTGGAAAAAGCTCGATGAGGTGGTGGAGCGGGGCTATCGTCATGCGCTGGAACGGCTGACCCCGATCCGTGATCAATTGTGCGCGCCCGAGGGCGCTCAGCCCCGTTCCTGA
- the trbJ gene encoding P-type conjugative transfer protein TrbJ, which yields MKKRLLAAAIAAMLCTVSTVQAQWVVIDPTNLVQNTLTAVRTLQQINNQINQLQNEAQMLMNQARNLATLDFNIVNRLRSTLATTERLIAEAQGLAYDVQNLDREFARLYPEQYAATVSGDQMYQDAQERWKHTLDGLHTAMRMQAQVSQNLREDESALADLVSQSQSAQGALQAMQATNQLLALQAKQSIQAQQLQITQERAAALELARQAAAIERGREVTRRFLGDGTPYTPQRVDFYGN from the coding sequence ATGAAAAAGCGTCTTCTCGCCGCCGCCATCGCGGCCATGCTCTGCACCGTCTCCACCGTTCAGGCGCAATGGGTCGTGATCGATCCCACGAACCTCGTGCAGAACACGCTGACGGCCGTCCGTACGCTCCAGCAGATCAACAACCAGATCAACCAGCTTCAGAACGAAGCGCAGATGCTGATGAACCAGGCGCGCAATCTGGCGACGCTGGATTTCAACATCGTCAATCGCCTGCGCTCGACCCTGGCGACCACCGAACGGCTGATCGCCGAGGCGCAGGGGCTGGCCTATGACGTGCAGAACCTCGACCGCGAGTTCGCACGGCTGTATCCCGAGCAGTACGCCGCGACCGTCAGCGGTGATCAGATGTACCAGGATGCGCAGGAACGCTGGAAGCACACGCTCGACGGCCTGCACACCGCGATGCGGATGCAGGCGCAGGTATCGCAGAACCTGCGCGAAGACGAAAGCGCACTGGCCGATCTGGTGAGCCAGAGCCAGTCGGCGCAAGGCGCCTTGCAGGCCATGCAGGCGACCAACCAGCTTCTGGCCTTGCAGGCCAAGCAGTCGATCCAGGCGCAGCAACTCCAGATCACCCAGGAGCGGGCCGCCGCGCTGGAACTGGCGCGGCAGGCCGCCGCCATCGAACGCGGCCGCGAGGTAACGCGCCGCTTCCTGGGCGACGGCACGCCCTACACGCCGCAGCGCGTGGATTTCTACGGCAACTGA
- the trbL gene encoding P-type conjugative transfer protein TrbL has protein sequence MNDVTVIDRFLNTFSTYIDSGFGLLQGEVAFLTATLIVIDMTIAGLYWAMSHATGQGDDVIAKLLRKVLYVGAFAYIINNFNWLAGIVFRSFTGLGLTATGSTLSMDEFLQPGRLAKTGIDAGMPILEQVSDLSGFPEVFVNVTPIMVMFLAWLVVIVTFFVLAIQLFITLIEFKLTTLAGFVLVPFALWNKTSFLAEKVLGNVVSSGVKVLVLAVIVGIGTGLFAEFQVHPTEPSIDHALVIMLASLALLALGIFGPGIATGLISGGPQLGAGAMAGAAVGAAGTAVAVGAAATGVGGAVAAGARMAPAAAKLAGSGARAATSAASGARSAFQAGSSAVGGGLKGAAAGLGNVAKTGVQAAGRGAASRASTVGQRMAAPFRTGWNGPAAEGGSGTGAAASDPATASSPQQQPAWAKRLHRRQQITQAATTTAHTLRGGDSGGSGSAPSLRDSDS, from the coding sequence ATGAACGACGTCACCGTCATCGACCGCTTCCTCAACACCTTTTCCACCTACATCGACTCGGGCTTCGGACTGCTGCAAGGCGAAGTGGCGTTCCTGACCGCCACGCTGATCGTCATCGACATGACCATCGCCGGGCTGTACTGGGCCATGAGTCACGCCACCGGCCAGGGCGATGACGTGATCGCCAAGTTGCTGCGCAAGGTGCTCTACGTCGGGGCCTTCGCCTACATCATCAACAACTTCAACTGGCTGGCCGGCATCGTCTTCCGCTCCTTTACCGGCCTGGGCCTGACGGCCACCGGCTCGACCCTGAGCATGGACGAGTTTCTGCAACCAGGGCGGCTGGCCAAGACCGGCATCGACGCGGGCATGCCGATTCTGGAGCAGGTCAGCGATCTGTCGGGCTTCCCGGAAGTGTTCGTGAACGTGACGCCCATCATGGTGATGTTCCTGGCCTGGCTGGTGGTGATCGTCACGTTCTTCGTGCTGGCGATCCAGCTCTTCATCACGCTGATCGAGTTCAAGCTGACCACGCTGGCGGGCTTCGTACTGGTGCCATTCGCATTGTGGAACAAGACCAGCTTCCTGGCCGAGAAGGTGCTGGGCAACGTGGTGTCCTCGGGTGTCAAGGTACTGGTGCTAGCAGTGATCGTCGGTATTGGCACCGGGCTGTTTGCCGAATTTCAGGTGCATCCGACCGAGCCGTCCATCGACCATGCGCTGGTCATCATGCTGGCCTCGCTCGCCTTGCTGGCACTGGGCATCTTCGGGCCGGGCATCGCCACCGGGCTGATTTCCGGCGGGCCGCAGTTGGGTGCCGGGGCGATGGCCGGCGCCGCTGTCGGCGCTGCCGGAACCGCCGTTGCCGTCGGTGCTGCCGCGACTGGCGTAGGTGGGGCGGTGGCCGCCGGGGCACGCATGGCGCCGGCTGCCGCCAAGCTGGCCGGCAGCGGCGCGCGTGCCGCGACGTCCGCGGCCAGTGGTGCCCGGTCGGCGTTCCAGGCAGGTTCGTCCGCGGTTGGTGGCGGCCTCAAGGGCGCGGCGGCGGGCCTGGGCAACGTCGCCAAGACCGGCGTGCAAGCCGCCGGGCGAGGCGCGGCCTCCCGTGCTTCCACCGTTGGGCAGCGCATGGCGGCGCCTTTCCGCACCGGCTGGAACGGCCCTGCGGCCGAAGGCGGATCGGGGACCGGTGCTGCCGCTTCCGACCCTGCCACCGCGTCGTCGCCACAACAGCAGCCCGCATGGGCCAAGCGCCTGCATCGCCGCCAACAGATCACCCAAGCCGCCACGACCACCGCGCACACGCTGCGCGGGGGCGATAGCGGTGGATCGGGCAGCGCCCCGAGCCTGCGGGATTCAGATTCATAA
- a CDS encoding DUF2274 domain-containing protein — protein MNTTRKLRLGPLPKTETIKLTFACPASLKADLDRYAALHAQTYGETVDATTLIPHMLEAFMAGDRGFRKGTTTPKAPPAPRRDASPT, from the coding sequence ATGAACACGACACGCAAGCTGCGGCTGGGGCCGCTGCCCAAGACCGAGACCATCAAGCTGACCTTCGCGTGCCCGGCCAGCCTGAAAGCCGACCTCGACCGCTACGCCGCGCTGCACGCACAGACGTATGGTGAGACGGTTGATGCAACGACGCTGATTCCGCACATGCTGGAGGCGTTCATGGCCGGGGACAGGGGATTCAGGAAAGGGACGACGACCCCGAAAGCCCCGCCAGCGCCCCGACGTGATGCGTCGCCCACATAG
- a CDS encoding TrbI/VirB10 family protein: MSQDDTPDIATPQADKVAPETVALRAQPRPVTRLNRRTLAALVGGLSVAVLGATIWSLQPSKPRSGNDPSELYNVDRVSRSEGLERLPTDYSMLPTLPPDVPELGPPLPGDLGPAIVHSQQPAVASYAPPGHDAEAAEREALRQEAEAAAASSVFFSTGQGQTTAAVAQATQGAPGIGSTLAAFDPLAAGPASTAAQPTDPTVVQNRQDQKEAFLQSGSTETRNSGNLQLPGSPYQVMAGTVIAGALVTGIQSDLPGDVIATVTEPVYDTATGRHLLIPQGSRILGRYNSQVSYGQSRVQVVWNRVILPDTSSLTLDNLVGTDPAGYAGLEDGVDWHWDRIFAGAVLTTLLGVGAELAAPENRQDGDRIIIAGRDSLQDTVNQVGQEVTRRNLNIQPTLTNRPGLPVRIIVNRDLVLRPYQPVIFNRGASQ, from the coding sequence ATGAGCCAGGACGACACCCCGGATATCGCCACGCCGCAGGCCGACAAGGTGGCGCCCGAAACGGTGGCGCTACGCGCCCAGCCGCGCCCGGTCACACGGCTGAACCGGCGTACCCTGGCCGCGCTCGTTGGCGGACTCTCCGTCGCGGTGTTGGGTGCCACCATCTGGTCTTTGCAGCCATCGAAGCCCCGCAGCGGCAACGATCCGTCCGAGCTATACAACGTCGATCGTGTGTCGCGCTCCGAAGGGCTGGAGCGACTCCCCACGGACTATTCCATGTTGCCGACGCTGCCGCCCGACGTGCCGGAACTGGGGCCACCCCTGCCTGGCGATCTCGGGCCGGCCATCGTCCATTCACAACAGCCGGCAGTGGCCAGTTATGCGCCACCGGGCCATGATGCCGAGGCGGCCGAACGCGAAGCCTTGCGCCAGGAGGCCGAAGCAGCGGCGGCTTCGTCGGTGTTCTTCAGTACGGGCCAAGGCCAGACCACCGCGGCAGTGGCGCAGGCGACACAGGGAGCCCCTGGCATAGGCAGCACCCTGGCGGCCTTCGACCCGCTTGCTGCCGGCCCGGCCTCGACGGCAGCGCAGCCGACCGACCCGACTGTCGTCCAGAACCGGCAAGATCAGAAAGAGGCGTTCCTGCAATCCGGTTCCACGGAAACCCGTAATTCCGGCAACCTGCAATTGCCCGGTTCGCCGTATCAGGTGATGGCCGGCACGGTGATCGCCGGGGCGCTGGTAACGGGTATCCAATCCGACCTGCCGGGCGACGTGATCGCCACGGTGACGGAGCCGGTCTATGACACGGCCACCGGTCGGCACCTGCTGATTCCACAGGGATCGCGCATCCTGGGCCGCTACAACAGCCAGGTGAGCTACGGACAGAGTCGCGTTCAGGTCGTCTGGAACCGGGTCATCCTGCCGGACACCTCATCACTGACACTCGACAACCTGGTCGGCACCGACCCGGCCGGGTATGCCGGCCTGGAGGATGGTGTCGATTGGCATTGGGATCGCATCTTCGCCGGCGCCGTGCTGACCACGCTGCTGGGCGTCGGCGCCGAACTGGCCGCCCCGGAGAACCGCCAGGACGGCGACCGGATCATCATCGCCGGCCGCGACAGCCTGCAAGACACGGTGAATCAGGTCGGCCAGGAAGTGACGCGCCGCAACCTCAACATCCAGCCCACGCTGACCAACCGGCCCGGCCTGCCGGTGCGCATCATCGTCAATCGGGATCTGGTGCTGCGGCCTTACCAGCCAGTGATCTTCAACCGAGGAGCTTCGCAATGA
- the trbG gene encoding P-type conjugative transfer protein TrbG yields the protein MNPSFRFYAVPLMLLALAGCATQGKPPPTISLDEPVQAQPLPEPPAPVEVVAIPEPLPLPGQLKPLPDTEEAKPAPEPADETVRVSRANAEARVAPTREGYVNAIQVWPYSDGALYQVYAAVGRVTMISLQPGEDLVTVAAGDTVRWIVGDTSSGSDDELRVNVLVKPIRSGLKTNLIITTSRRTYLLELTSTERAWMASVSWDYPRDRMLALQRQAQAASIAAPVDTGLALEDLRFRYAISGSNPPWKPLRAFDDGEKVYIQFPAGIAQGELPPLFVIGAQGDGQLVNYRFRSPYYIVDRQFGAAELRLGGDRGDVVRIERTDGVTRRN from the coding sequence ATGAATCCGTCTTTCCGCTTTTACGCTGTACCGTTGATGCTGCTGGCCCTGGCCGGCTGCGCCACACAGGGCAAGCCGCCGCCGACGATCTCGCTCGATGAGCCGGTACAGGCCCAGCCGTTGCCCGAACCGCCCGCGCCGGTGGAAGTCGTCGCCATCCCCGAACCGCTGCCGTTGCCCGGACAGTTGAAGCCGTTGCCGGACACCGAGGAAGCCAAGCCCGCCCCCGAGCCGGCCGACGAAACCGTGCGCGTCTCCCGCGCCAACGCCGAGGCGCGGGTTGCGCCCACGCGCGAGGGCTACGTCAATGCGATTCAGGTCTGGCCCTACAGCGACGGCGCGCTCTATCAGGTCTATGCGGCGGTCGGGCGCGTGACGATGATTTCGCTCCAGCCGGGCGAGGATCTGGTGACGGTGGCGGCCGGCGATACGGTGCGCTGGATCGTCGGTGACACCTCCAGCGGCAGCGACGACGAGCTGCGCGTCAATGTGCTGGTCAAGCCGATCCGCTCGGGCCTGAAAACCAATCTGATCATCACCACCAGCCGCCGCACGTACTTGCTGGAGCTGACTTCGACCGAACGCGCCTGGATGGCGTCGGTGTCCTGGGACTACCCGCGCGACCGGATGCTGGCCTTGCAACGCCAGGCGCAGGCGGCCAGCATCGCCGCGCCGGTCGATACCGGGCTCGCGCTGGAGGACCTGCGCTTCCGCTATGCGATCAGCGGCAGTAATCCGCCCTGGAAGCCGCTGCGCGCCTTCGACGATGGCGAGAAGGTCTATATCCAGTTCCCGGCCGGCATCGCCCAAGGCGAGCTGCCGCCGCTGTTTGTCATCGGCGCGCAGGGCGACGGACAACTGGTGAACTACCGCTTCCGCTCGCCGTACTACATCGTCGATCGGCAGTTCGGCGCGGCCGAACTGCGCCTCGGCGGTGACAGGGGTGACGTGGTGCGCATCGAGCGCACCGACGGCGTGACGCGGAGGAACTGA
- the trbF gene encoding conjugal transfer protein TrbF translates to MRFKRPQVRYTDTPQPATPYQSAAQVWDERIGSARVQAKNWRLMAFGCLVLALLMAAGLVWRSAQSIVTPYVVEVDQAGQVRTVGEAATRYQPDDAQQAHHVARFITMVRSLSIDPIVVRQNWLDAYDYTTDRGAAVLNDYARTNDPFARIGRESVTVQITSVVRASDTSFNVRWTERRYVNGAAAGLERWTAVVSIVLQTPRTEERLRSNPLGIYVNGLSWSRELDSEGARP, encoded by the coding sequence ATGCGATTCAAACGACCGCAGGTGCGCTATACCGACACACCGCAGCCTGCGACCCCTTACCAATCCGCTGCCCAGGTGTGGGACGAGCGCATCGGCTCGGCCCGTGTACAGGCGAAGAACTGGCGCCTGATGGCGTTCGGCTGCCTGGTGCTGGCCCTGCTGATGGCCGCTGGCCTGGTGTGGCGTTCGGCGCAGTCCATCGTCACGCCCTATGTGGTCGAGGTCGATCAGGCCGGCCAGGTACGCACGGTCGGCGAAGCCGCCACGCGCTACCAGCCCGACGACGCGCAGCAGGCACACCACGTTGCCCGCTTCATCACGATGGTGCGCTCGCTGTCCATCGACCCGATCGTGGTGCGACAGAACTGGCTCGATGCCTACGACTACACCACCGATCGCGGTGCGGCGGTGCTCAACGACTACGCCCGCACCAACGACCCGTTCGCCCGCATCGGTCGCGAGTCAGTGACGGTGCAGATCACCAGCGTCGTGCGCGCCAGCGACACGTCGTTCAACGTGCGCTGGACGGAACGCCGCTACGTCAATGGCGCGGCCGCAGGACTGGAGCGATGGACGGCCGTGGTGTCCATCGTGTTGCAAACCCCGCGCACCGAAGAACGGCTGCGCAGCAACCCACTGGGCATCTACGTCAATGGCCTGTCGTGGAGCCGCGAACTCGATTCCGAAGGAGCCCGGCCATGA